Proteins found in one Synergistetes bacterium HGW-Synergistetes-1 genomic segment:
- a CDS encoding methenyltetrahydrofolate cyclohydrolase produces MTLILDGRITSKKIKDWVAASVDAIRVRDGWVPQMVTVQVGDNPAAERYIRNQLKASNEAGISARLEKFDCDIPKEDFLKKLAAIGRNQEVDGIILQTPFPKGWPVDEILNGLPSGKDVEGVHPENLGRLYLGETAIPLPCTAWAAISLLEWYGRSSFEQSRCAVIGRSPNVGKAVALMLMHRHATVTVCHTRTSSEQLKDVLAGSDLVIAAAGVAGMVDPEILPSHAWVVDVGTNVTEEGKLVGDVAKGAEGRVEALSPVPGGVGPITVSLLLANLLLCATRRRLGKSLLLPDLKKLREE; encoded by the coding sequence ATGACACTGATACTTGATGGCAGGATCACTTCGAAAAAAATTAAGGACTGGGTAGCGGCTTCGGTCGATGCCATCAGAGTAAGAGACGGTTGGGTGCCTCAAATGGTGACAGTCCAGGTGGGTGATAACCCTGCTGCTGAAAGGTACATCAGAAACCAGCTGAAAGCCTCTAATGAGGCAGGCATATCAGCCAGACTGGAAAAATTTGACTGTGATATTCCAAAAGAAGATTTTTTGAAAAAACTGGCGGCGATAGGCAGAAATCAGGAAGTTGACGGAATAATACTGCAGACCCCATTTCCGAAGGGTTGGCCTGTTGACGAGATACTGAACGGCCTTCCATCAGGAAAGGATGTTGAAGGCGTCCATCCGGAAAACCTTGGCAGATTGTATCTTGGCGAAACAGCCATTCCTCTTCCATGTACAGCATGGGCGGCGATCTCGCTGCTTGAATGGTATGGCAGGAGCTCTTTTGAGCAAAGCAGGTGCGCTGTTATTGGCAGGAGCCCAAACGTTGGCAAGGCTGTCGCGCTGATGCTCATGCACAGGCATGCTACGGTGACTGTATGCCACACAAGGACTTCCTCTGAGCAGCTCAAAGACGTGCTTGCCGGTTCGGATCTGGTTATTGCTGCCGCAGGAGTAGCAGGCATGGTAGACCCGGAGATACTGCCATCCCATGCTTGGGTGGTCGATGTCGGAACTAATGTCACAGAAGAGGGAAAACTGGTAGGGGATGTGGCAAAAGGTGCAGAGGGGCGTGTCGAGGCGCTGAGTCCGGTTCCGGGAGGTGTGGGACCCATAACGGTCTCCCTGCTGCTGGCGAATCTCCTTCTCTGTGCCACGAGGCGCAGACTGGGGAAGAGCCTGTTGCTTCCTGACCTGAAAAAATTAAGGGAGGAGTGA
- a CDS encoding TIGR00299 family protein, which produces MFLAALFDMTDSFEHLKKELNKMPLSGYSLDLFKDKRGGISGLRFDVDSKEGHVHRHLSYIEEMIQGSTLSDEVKKMTVRAFTLLAEAEGKVHGEPADHVHFHEVGAVDSIIDITGAMIMLEYLGWPEVVFSPLNVGSGTVSCAHGVLPVPAPATVELLKGISVYSEGDPMERVTPTGAVLVKSLGGRISAGMPHGKIADTGIGLGSRDGILPNILRATMLEKNDALLFDRGVELSANIDDMLPQDLAFLMEKLFDAGALDVWFENIQMKKNRPAVKVCVLCHESYSELLQETLLRESSSLGVRKIYVERSMLERSTEILETSLGPVRIKMAVMGGKIIKEMPEFEDIKKIASERSIPLSEVRSLIARERETAVKSSKLIQGDFETKLNMTKEDLKDPHAKETDGHYHGLHHSHSHSHDHSEIGEEGK; this is translated from the coding sequence ATGTTTTTAGCCGCACTTTTTGACATGACCGACAGTTTCGAACATCTAAAAAAAGAACTTAATAAAATGCCGCTTTCAGGATACAGCCTGGATCTCTTTAAAGATAAAAGAGGAGGCATTTCCGGTCTGCGTTTCGATGTTGATTCAAAAGAAGGACATGTACACAGGCATCTCTCATATATAGAAGAAATGATACAAGGAAGCACTCTTTCAGATGAAGTCAAAAAGATGACCGTCAGGGCATTCACTCTTCTGGCCGAAGCGGAGGGTAAGGTGCACGGCGAACCGGCCGACCATGTCCATTTTCACGAGGTTGGGGCGGTCGACTCCATCATCGACATAACCGGTGCGATGATCATGCTTGAATATCTTGGATGGCCCGAAGTTGTTTTTTCACCGCTCAACGTGGGTTCAGGAACAGTCAGTTGTGCCCACGGGGTACTGCCTGTCCCTGCGCCTGCAACTGTGGAACTGCTCAAGGGTATATCAGTATATTCAGAGGGAGATCCGATGGAGAGGGTAACCCCTACAGGAGCTGTCCTGGTCAAGTCTCTTGGGGGCAGAATATCTGCCGGAATGCCACACGGAAAAATAGCGGATACAGGGATCGGCCTGGGCAGCAGAGACGGAATTCTTCCAAATATCCTGAGAGCAACTATGCTTGAAAAGAACGATGCGTTACTATTTGACAGGGGCGTTGAACTGTCTGCAAACATAGATGACATGCTTCCACAGGACCTTGCATTTTTGATGGAAAAACTTTTTGATGCAGGGGCACTTGATGTTTGGTTCGAGAATATTCAGATGAAGAAGAACAGACCGGCGGTAAAGGTCTGCGTGCTGTGCCATGAAAGCTATTCAGAACTGCTGCAGGAGACCCTTCTCAGAGAGAGCTCTTCACTTGGAGTCAGAAAGATATATGTTGAGAGATCTATGCTTGAAAGAAGCACTGAAATACTGGAAACATCCCTTGGTCCGGTCAGGATAAAAATGGCGGTCATGGGAGGCAAAATTATAAAGGAAATGCCCGAATTTGAGGACATTAAAAAAATAGCTTCAGAACGGTCCATACCATTATCAGAGGTCCGTTCTCTGATCGCGCGTGAAAGGGAAACGGCTGTAAAATCCTCGAAACTTATACAGGGAGACTTTGAGACAAAACTGAATATGACCAAAGAAGACTTGAAGGATCCGCATGCAAAGGAGACGGATGGTCATTATCACGGGCTTCACCATTCCCATAGCCATTCGCATGACCATTCTGAAATCGGGGAAGAAGGAAAATGA